DNA from Castellaniella sp. MT123:
AGCGCATATTCGCCGAAAAAGGGCAGCCACAGCCCGTCGCCTTCGCGCGGCACCTGGTCCGGCAGCATGCCCACGGCCTCGCCGCGCTTCAGGGCGCGCACGAACTCGCGCACACCGTGACGGTTGGCCGGCACGGCGCGCAGGTTGCGCATGTCGCGGGCGGACTCGACGATGGGGTCCAGATGGCGGCTGCGCGAGGGCCGGAACATCACGGTCAGCGGGCCATACTGGGTCAGATGGCGGGCCGTGATCTCGAAGCACCCCAGGTGTGGGGTCAGGTACAGCACCCCGCGCCCTTCGGCCAATGCATCCTGGACGATGGCTTCCTGGTCGCCGCGGGTGATCGCCAGACATTGCGAGGTGCGCCACCAGACTTTGGGGATCTCCAGGATCATGGCGCCGGATTCGGCGGCGGCGCGGCGTGCGAAGGCCGGACTGTCATAGCCTGCGCGGCGCGCATTGGCGCGCAGGCGGCGGCGATAGCGGCCCGGAAAGGCATAGACGATCAAGCCAATCAACCGTCCCAGCGATTGAAGCCAGGAAAGCGGCAGACAGGCCAGCAAACGGACGATAAACAACAACATGCGCGGTGAAATGTCCCTGTTGGTCAAAAAGGTTTCAGCAGGCGAAGGCTATTTTCGCTTAAAATTCCAGCGATCGCTGAGTTAACCCGACAACTTGCGGAGCGATCCCCACCCCGGCAACGGCGTGGTTTAAACCGCTAAAGCGTCGCGCCCCGATACATCCAGAGGTGCAACGCGTTTCGTTCAACCTCGCACCGGTCGGTCCGGTGCTTATACAGGACGTATCGCTGTGGCAAACAACGATTTTCTCTTTACCTCGGAATCCGTTTCCGAAGGCCATCCCGACAAGGTCGCCGACCAGATCTCCGACGCCATCCTCGACGCTTTGCTCGAACAGGATCCCAATTCGCGCGTGGCGGCCGAAACCCTGTGCAACACCGGTCTGGTCGTGCTGGCCGGCGAAATCACCTCGCGCGCCAATGTGGACTACATCCAGGTCGCGCGCGACACGATCCGCCGCATCGGCTACGACAACACGGAATACGGCATCGACTACAAGGGTTGCGCGGTGCTGGTCGCCTATGACAAGCAGTCGCCCGACATCGCGCAGGGCGTGGACCGCACCCCCGAAGAAATCCTGAACCAGGGCGCCGGCGACCAGGGGCTGATGTTCGGCTATGCCTGCGACGAAACTCCGGATCTGATGCCGGCACCGATCTGGTACGCCCACCGTATCGTGCAGCGCCAGGCCGAACTGCGCAAGGACGGCCGCCTGCCCTGGCTGCGCCCGGATGCCAAATCCCAGGTCACGTTCCGCTACCTGGACGGCAAGCCGGCCGAAGTCGACACCGTGGTGCTGTCCACGCAGCATCACCCCGACATTTCCCAGGCCGACATCCGCGAGGCCGCCATCGAGCACATCATCCGCCCGGTGTTCGCCCCGGGCCTGCTGACCGATCGCACCAAATTCCTGGTCAACCCCACCGGCAAGTTCGTGGTCGGCGGCCCGCAAGGCGATTGCGGCCTGACGGGGCGCAAGATCATCGTCGATACCTACGGCGGCGCCTGCCCGCACGGCGGCGGCGCGTTCTCGGGCAAAGATCCGTCCAAGGTCGACCGTTCCGCCGCCTATGCGGCGCGCTACGTGGCCAAAAACATCGTGGCCGCCGGTCTGGCGCGCCAGTGCCAGGTGCAGGTCAGCTACGCCATCGGCGTGGCCGAACCCATCAACATCACGGTCTACACCGAAGGCACCGGCGTGATCCCCGACGAGCAGATCGCCCGCTTGGTGCGCGAACACTTCGACCTGCGTCCGCGCGGCATCATCGAAATGCTCGACCTGCTGCGCCCGATCTACTCGAAATCCGCCGCCTATGGCCATTTCGGTCGCAGCGAACCGGAATTCAGCTGGGAAGCCGTCGACAAGGTCCAGGTGCTGAAGGCGGCTGCCTGATCCTGCGCCGGTCGCCCGCACGTCGCTGCGGGCTGATCACGCGCCGCGATTGTCACTCGCAAAAGACAAGCCCCAACGGGTGTTCCCATTGGGGCTTGTCTTTTGCGATCGGCAGGCATGGATTTGTCTTTGGCTTAGCCGATCGCCCGGCCGTTGTGTGACGGTCTCATGGGTCTCATAGGGGGTATCCCCAGGCTGTTCTGCATCCGAAATTGGATACAATCTTGAATATCAAACAAAGGGGTGAATCTATCACGCCCGTTGTCATCCAGTGCGGAGGTCGTGTGTCAGAGAGCGCATTTCAGTCGGTCGATGTGGCCGTGATCGGTGCAGGCAGCGTCGGTATCGCGGTCGCCTACTACCTGGCCACCGAAGAGGGGGTCGGAAGCGTGGCGCTGATCGACCCGCTCGATCCGATGAGCCTGACGTCTGCCCAGTCCGGGGAAAACTACAGAAACTGGTGGCCGCACCCGGTCATGACGGCGTTCACCGATCATTCGATCACGCTCATGGAAGACCTCGACCAGCGCAGCGGCGGACGTCTGAACATGACCCGTGGCGGGTATGCTCTGGTGACGCGCCGGCGCAACCCGCAAGACCTGATTGCCGACCTGTATCGTGGTTATGCGCAATCGGATGCGCCCATCCGCATACACGACCATATTTCATCGCGCTATGCGCCACCCTGCCGCGCTCCCTGGCAGGACGCCCCCGGCGGAGTCGATGTGCTGCTCGACGCGGCGATCATCCGCAAGGCTTTTCCCTCGTATGCACAGGACGTCGCTACGGTGCTTCATATCCGCCGTGCAGGCTCCATCAGCGCTCAGCAGATGGGGCAGCTCATGCTCGAGCGCCTGCGGGCGCAGGGCGGGCGGTTGATCCGGGCACGGGTGCAGGCGATTGCGCGCGATGCGCGATACCGCCTCGATCTGGAGGGACCTCACGGGCACAGCACGCTGGCTGCCGATCGTGTGGTGAATGCGGCCGGGCCGTATCTTCAAGACGTGGGGCGGATGCTGGGGGTCGATCTGCCCGTGAGTTCGGTTTTTCAGCAGAAGATCGCCTTCGAAGACCGTGAGGCGGCTATCCCGCGTGACATGCCCTTTACGATCGATCTCGATGGTCAGGCCTTGTACTGGGAGGATGAAGATCGTGCCTTGCTGGCCTCCGATCCTGCCACGCGCCACCTGACCGAGCCGATGCCGGGTGGCATCCATTGCCGCCCCGATGGCGCGCGGGATGGCAAGTGGATCAAATTGGGCTGGGCCTACAACCAGACTGCCAGCGACCCGCATGCCCCGGATCCGATCGACGCGCAGTTTCCCGACACCGTGTTGCGGGGTGCCAGCCGCCTGCATCGAGGGCTGATGGCCTATATCGGACGGCTGCCTCGGGGTGTCCACCATTATGGCGGGTACTACACCATGACCGAGGAAAACTGGCCCTTGATCGGTCCGCTGGACGGGCAGGGGGCCTTTGTCGCCGGGGCCTTGTCCGGGTATGGCTCAATGGGGGCCTGCGCGGCGGGGGCCTTGTGCGCCCGGTGGGTCACTGGCCGGCCGTTGCCGGATTTCGCCGCGCCGCTGAGCCTGGCGCGCCGGACCGACGGCGCGCTGATGGCCGAGCTGACCCGGGCGGCCAAGGGTAGCCTGTAGCCCTCGTTGAGGCAGGCACGGGTTTCTGTCTTTGCGGCGTTTTTGATCATGAGGCGGTCTGTATGTCAGATGCTGAACCAGTGTCTCAAAGAATCGTCAGGGCCTTGCGCCATGACATCCTGAATGGCGTTCTGCCCCCCGGCCTGCAGATCCGGCAGGAAGCACTGGCCGACCAGTATGGCGTCAGCCGAGTACCGGTGCGCGAGGCGCTGCGCCAGCTCGAGGCCGAGGGGCTGGTAGCCTCCGAGCTGCATCGCGGCGCTTTCGTCTCGTCACGCAGCCTCGAAGAACTCGAAGAGATGCTCGACATCCGCATTGCGCTCGAAGTGCGGGCACTGAAACTTGCCGTGCCGAACATGACGCCCGCTGTCGTCGCCGAGGCTGAGGCCGTGCTGGCGCAATATGATGGCAGCGAGAACCCCGAAGAGTGGCGCGACCTCAATATGCGCTTTCATATGACGCTTTATCGGCCCTGCGGCAGGCAGCGGCTGCTGAAGATGATCGAAGACACGGTGCTGGCCAATCACCGCTTCTTGCGCACCTATATCTCCGTCACGGTGGGGCGCGCTGGTCCACAAGCCGATCACCATCGCATTTTGCAAGCGTGCGCGGCACACGATGTCAACCGGGCTGTGCGCCTGCTCGAGGCGCATATCGAGAAGACGCGCGATAGGCTGCGCCGCAAAGAGCAAGAACTACCGCGGCGCAATTAGCCTCGTCGGTGCCCGGCGAGGCACCAGGCTTTTTGCGCTTATCCCCCAAGAGACGAGTCATGACAGGAGACAACCATGCATAAAGTGCTCACGGCCATTCTGGCCTCAGGTTTTGCGATCGCGCTGGTCGCGGCGCCAGCCCAGAGTCAGCCACTTGATGGCACATTGGCAAAAATCAAGCAGCTGGACGAAATTTCCCTGGGCTATCGGGATGTCTCGGTGCCATTTTCCTATCTGGATGACCGGCCCAAACCCGTGGGGTTTGCCATGGATCTCTGCCACAAGGTGGCCGATGCCGTCAAAACGCGGCTCAAGCTGCCCACGCTGCGCATCAAGCTTGTGCCCATTCAGCTCAGTAACCAGATTCCGCTCATACAGAACGGCACCATCGATCTCGTGTGCGGGCCTGCAACCAACACCCTCGAACGAGAAAAGGTGGTGGCGTTCAGCGACACCATCTTTGTGTCCAGCATCCGGGCCGTCGTGCGACGTGATGGCCCTGTCAAGACACTCAAAGACCTGAACGGCAAGGCCATTGCCCTGACGTCGGCGTCCACGTCGATTGCCTTGTTGAATGCCTATGAAAAGGCACATGACATGAAGACGGTGCGGGTACTCAGCGCCGATCATGCCGGGTCGTTCCTGGCCCTCACGACGGGCCGTGCCGATGCGTTTGTCATGG
Protein-coding regions in this window:
- a CDS encoding lysophospholipid acyltransferase family protein, whose translation is MLLFIVRLLACLPLSWLQSLGRLIGLIVYAFPGRYRRRLRANARRAGYDSPAFARRAAAESGAMILEIPKVWWRTSQCLAITRGDQEAIVQDALAEGRGVLYLTPHLGCFEITARHLTQYGPLTVMFRPSRSRHLDPIVESARDMRNLRAVPANRHGVREFVRALKRGEAVGMLPDQVPREGDGLWLPFFGEYALTMTLAARLALQTGVAVILTAGERLPHGHGWRMHYLRLPEPLPDTPEALALTINQAMETLIRRFPEQYLWSYNRYKRPNDAPPHPDEAHGFR
- the metK gene encoding methionine adenosyltransferase, producing the protein MANNDFLFTSESVSEGHPDKVADQISDAILDALLEQDPNSRVAAETLCNTGLVVLAGEITSRANVDYIQVARDTIRRIGYDNTEYGIDYKGCAVLVAYDKQSPDIAQGVDRTPEEILNQGAGDQGLMFGYACDETPDLMPAPIWYAHRIVQRQAELRKDGRLPWLRPDAKSQVTFRYLDGKPAEVDTVVLSTQHHPDISQADIREAAIEHIIRPVFAPGLLTDRTKFLVNPTGKFVVGGPQGDCGLTGRKIIVDTYGGACPHGGGAFSGKDPSKVDRSAAYAARYVAKNIVAAGLARQCQVQVSYAIGVAEPINITVYTEGTGVIPDEQIARLVREHFDLRPRGIIEMLDLLRPIYSKSAAYGHFGRSEPEFSWEAVDKVQVLKAAA
- a CDS encoding FAD-dependent oxidoreductase; its protein translation is MSESAFQSVDVAVIGAGSVGIAVAYYLATEEGVGSVALIDPLDPMSLTSAQSGENYRNWWPHPVMTAFTDHSITLMEDLDQRSGGRLNMTRGGYALVTRRRNPQDLIADLYRGYAQSDAPIRIHDHISSRYAPPCRAPWQDAPGGVDVLLDAAIIRKAFPSYAQDVATVLHIRRAGSISAQQMGQLMLERLRAQGGRLIRARVQAIARDARYRLDLEGPHGHSTLAADRVVNAAGPYLQDVGRMLGVDLPVSSVFQQKIAFEDREAAIPRDMPFTIDLDGQALYWEDEDRALLASDPATRHLTEPMPGGIHCRPDGARDGKWIKLGWAYNQTASDPHAPDPIDAQFPDTVLRGASRLHRGLMAYIGRLPRGVHHYGGYYTMTEENWPLIGPLDGQGAFVAGALSGYGSMGACAAGALCARWVTGRPLPDFAAPLSLARRTDGALMAELTRAAKGSL
- a CDS encoding GntR family transcriptional regulator, producing MRHDILNGVLPPGLQIRQEALADQYGVSRVPVREALRQLEAEGLVASELHRGAFVSSRSLEELEEMLDIRIALEVRALKLAVPNMTPAVVAEAEAVLAQYDGSENPEEWRDLNMRFHMTLYRPCGRQRLLKMIEDTVLANHRFLRTYISVTVGRAGPQADHHRILQACAAHDVNRAVRLLEAHIEKTRDRLRRKEQELPRRN
- a CDS encoding transporter substrate-binding domain-containing protein produces the protein MHKVLTAILASGFAIALVAAPAQSQPLDGTLAKIKQLDEISLGYRDVSVPFSYLDDRPKPVGFAMDLCHKVADAVKTRLKLPTLRIKLVPIQLSNQIPLIQNGTIDLVCGPATNTLEREKVVAFSDTIFVSSIRAVVRRDGPVKTLKDLNGKAIALTSASTSIALLNAYEKAHDMKTVRVLSADHAGSFLALTTGRADAFVMDDILLASMVANSQDPQQWRLLDEALRVEPYGLILRKNDPEFKALVDHTLVGLMRSGEFQALYGKWFTQPIPPKGLNLNFPMTQPLKDAIAHPNDKGV